In Streptomyces sp. NBC_00683, the DNA window GAGGATCCGCCGGGCTCGGCCGCGGCGCAGACGCCGGGAGGCGCGGCTCACGCCGCCGGGCACGGGGCACCGCCCGAGGTGAAGGCGCCGCCGACACCGGGGTCCCCGTCGTGGTGGCGGGATCCGATCGTCAAGGACGGCACTTCGGGGCCGGTCGGTCCCGGCTATCTGTGGGGTCCGGCGGACGCGGTGCTCGGCCCGGCCGACCGCGGCAGGCGCAGGGCGACCGCGGACGCGCCCTACCGCGCCCCCTACCGTCCGCCGGGGACCCGGGGCCCGCGGTCGATCGGCGGTCTCGTCTTCCTGCTGGCGCTGGTCGCGGGCGGTCTGGGAACGGGGCTGAGCTGGGAGACCCAGCCGCTGGGGACGAGCCTGCAGTTCGGGCTCGCCGCCGCGCTCGCGGTGTTCGGTCTCGGACTGCTGGTCGCCTCGGTCCTCGGCCGGACCGGGTTCGGCACGATCATGCTGGCGATGGTGACGGCGGGGCTCCTGGCGGGTGCGGCGGCCCTCCCGAAGGACATCAGCACCGAATGGGTCCGCCAGCAGTGGCGTCCGGCCTCGGTCGCGGCGGTCCAGCCCCGGTACGAGCTGGGCACCGGGGTCGCACGGCTCGACCTCTCGCGGATCGTCGTCCCCGAGGGCGATGTCCTGCGCACCGGCATCGGGGTCGGGGCGGGCCGTGCGCTCGTCGTCGTACCGAAGGGGATGACGGTGAAACTGCACGCCGAGGCCGGCCTCGGGGACATCCAGCTGCCCTCCGAATCCCGCGAGGACGTGGACGTCGCCCCGAGCAGGCAGACGAGGCAGACCCTCGGGCCGGTCAGGGGCAGCAAGCCGGCCGGGACCCTCGAACTGAGCATGGAAGTCGGCATCGGACAGCTGGAGGTCACCCGTGCTGCGTCATGAGATCCGGCCCGGCCGCGCGGTGGCGGGCGTCGTCATGCTCGCCCTGGCCGGCGCCTACACGGCGGACGCGGCGGGGGCGTGGGCGGTCCCGTGGGTGTTCTTCTTCCCGGTGTTCTTCGGGGGCCTGTGGCTTGCCGCGACCGTGACGTGGGTGAGCTACCGGCTGCGTCGCCGCCGGGACGTGAGGAAGGCGTCGGCGGAGAACTCGGCCGCGCCCGCGAGCAGCAGCGGCAGCCAGGCCATGAGGTAGATCAGGTCGTTGCCGTAGTAGTACGGCTCGGTCTGCCAGCTCACGGTGAGCCACAGGCTCAGCGAGATCAGCGCACCGCCGAGGGCCGCGAGTCGGGCCCACAGCCCCACGAGGGTGCCGAGGCCGACGGCGAGCTCGCCGATCGCGATGGCGTAGCCGAAGCCTTCGGGGCTCTTCAGCGCCAGGTCGACGAGGGCCGGGATCGCGGAGGTGTCGCGCACCCCCTCCATCAGCTGCCCGATGGAACCGTCGCCGCTCGCCGACATGAAGGCGCTGTCGGTCAGCTTGTCGAGCCCCGCGTAGATGAAGGTGACCCCGAGAAAGATCCGCAGGGGCAGCAGCGCGTACTGTCTCGCCCGCTCCCGGAGGCTCCTCGGCTCGTTCAGACCGTATGAACCGCCGCCGTAGCCATGCATGACCGCTCCGCCTTCCGTTGGCCCGTCAACCAGACCATACGTACGCCGTGAACGGGCTGCTCACCAGGGTTGCGACTCAGTCCGTGACGTCGATCGGGCAGGGGTTGGTCTCCACACCCGCCGCGGTGACGACCTGGACGTCCACGATGCCCGGTTCGACCTCCACCGGCACCGGCACGGTGAGCACCGTGTCGGACGGGTTGGCGAAGCCTCCGGCGACCGGGATCAGCGGCACGTGTACGTGCACCCGGCCGATCCTGACGACCACGCGCGCGAGCCGGTCCGGGCTCCCCGCCCCGGGCGGTACGAAGCCCGCTCCGCGGATCTCGATGTCGTCGCCGGTACGGATCGGGGCGTCCAGGTCTCCGGCTTCCCGGGCCCTCACGACCGACAGGATGACCGGTCGGCCGCCCTCGGCGTACTTCCCGGAGAAGTACGTCGCCGCGGAGACGGCCACCAGGATCGCCAGGCCCCACGGGAGGTCGGGCAGTTGCTCCGGGCGGCGGGCGAGGCGGACCGCGGCGAAGAGCACGGCGACGGCGCTGACGAGCACGTACTGCACATCGGTGAAGCTGCCGCGGCCGGAGTCGTCGGTGAGCAGATCGGCGGCCCGCGGCCGGTCGGCGCGCAGCTTCTGCAGCCGCTGTCCCAGGACGCGTACGGTCACCACCCGGCGTACGAGGACGGCGACGGCGCACACCAGCGCGAGCACGGTCAGCACTCCGGCCGAGCGCACCAGGTCCAGGCCCTCGATCAGTTCGTCGCGGTCGCCGTGGTCGGATGCGCCGGCCAGTTGGAGGGCCAGGACGAGCACGGCGAAGACGGCGAGCAGCACCCAGGACGCGGCGACCGTGCGCGAGGTGGAGAGCCGGTTGTCCTCGCCGATCAGCGGGGCGAGGAGGCCGCCGCGGGGCCGGTGGAGCCGGGCGGCGGCGGTCAGCAGGCCCGCGGTGACCAGTCCGGCGACCAGACCTGCGGTGCGGGCGGTGGACCAGCCGGCGCCGATGGCGGTGACGGCCTCACCGATGACCAGCAGCGCGACACCGCCCCAGACGGCGACCAGGGTGCGCTGCCAGACGACGTGGAGCCAGGCGTCACCGGCCTCGCGGCTGCGTTCGGCGACCGTGCGCGCGGACTCGGTCAGCTCGTCCGACACCCACTGCCGGGATGCCGACGCGGACTGCGCGACCCCTGCGGGCAGGCCCTTGCCGGCCGCCAGCTCATCGCGTTTGGCGAGGAAGGCCGCCACCGCGCGCCGGTGTCCTTCGCGTGCTCCGTGCGGGCAGTCGCCGCACGTACAGCCACCGCCGTGCGTGCTGCTCGTCCTCGCCTCGTCCAACGCCACGGGGAACGCCGCCCTTTCCTGCACCGGTACAACCAACTCGCCTGTGATTTCTGCGAATTGTGCCGTACAGGGCGGGCCCGTCCCGCATCGGGGCGGGCTGCGCGTACATGTCGTCCACATGTACGAATGTCAGGTGCTGAGTACAAGGTACGCAAGGCCCAGCGTTCCGCGGTATCCGCCGTAGTAATCGGTGCGGCGGGCGTCGACGGCCGCGGTCACCTCCCCGTGCAGGGGATGCCCGGGGTTGGCCAGCGCCCACCGCTCGCCCCGTCCGATATTGGCGGTCGACTCGAAGAGGTCCCATTCACGCTGATCGGCGACGGTGACCTGCAGCGGCCGCAGACCGGCGGCCTCCGCCTGCCGGACCAGGCCGAGGAGCGAGCCGAAGTCGCCCGGCTCGGCGCCCAGCCCCTCCAGCGCGGCCGCCGAGGGCTCCCGCTCCCAGAACCCGTCCCCGAACAGCACCCGCCCACCCGGCCGCACGGCGGCCCGCAGCGCCTTGAGCGCCTCGGGGGTGCCGCCGGGCCAGGCGTGCGAGGAGCCGATGCAGACGGCCAGATCGTAACCGTCCCCCGGAAACTCGGCCGCGGACACCTCGTGGAACCGCACCCGGCCGGTGAGCCCCCGCTCCCCCGCCAGGCGCTGTCCGCGCGCCACGGCGTCCGGGTCGGTCTCGACACCGTCCCCGGTGGAGCCGGGCGCAGCCGCCACGAGACGCATCAGCAACTCGCCCCAGCCACTGCCGAAGTCCGCGATCCGCGCCCCCGGGACGGGATCGCAGACGGCGATCAGCCGGGCGGCGTGCTCCTCGGACAGCGGGGTGTTCCAGGTGAGCCGGTCGTTTCCCGGGGCGGACATGAGGGCGCGGACTTCGTCGGCAGACATAGGCGCGGATCCTGCCACGGCTGCGGCGGGCCCTGCCACCGGTTTCCGGCCGGGAAGTCCGGGAAAGTGGCGACGCCGCCACCCCGAGGGGCAGCGGCGTCGGCACGGGGTCCGGGTGGGACTACTCCCACTCGATCGTCCCCGGGGGCTTGCTCGTCACATCGAGGACGACACGGTTCACGTCGGCGACCTCGTTGGTGATGCGGGTGGAGATCTTCGCCAGCGTCTCGTACGGCAGACGCGACCAGTCGGCCGTCATGGCGTCCTCGGAGGACACCGGGCGCAGCACGATCGGGTGGCCGTAGGTGCGGCCGTCACCCTGGACGCCGACACTGCGGACGTCCGCGAGGAGGACCACCGGGCACTGCCAGATGTCGCGGTCCAGGCCGGCCGCGGTCAGCTCCTCGCGGGCGATGGCGTCGGCCTCGCGCAGCAGGTCGAGCCGCTCCTTGGTGACGTCGCCGACGATACGGATCCCGAGGCCGGGGCCCGGGAACGGCTGCCGCTGGACGATCTCCTCCGGCAGCCCGAGCTCCTGGCCCACCATCCGGACCTCGTCCTTGAACAGCTGGCGCAGCGGCTCGACGAGCTGGAACTCGATGTCGTCGGGGAGGCCGCCCACATTGTGGTGGGACTTGATGTTGGCGGTGCCGGTGCCGCCGCCGGACTCGACGACGTCCGGGTAGAGGGTGCCCTGGACGAGGAAGGCGACCTCGGGGCCGTCCTCCTGGAGGATCTCCAGCTGGGCCTGCTCGAAGACGCGGATGAACTCGCGGCCGATGATCTTCCGCTTCTGCTCCGGGTCGGACACACCGGCCAGGGCGTCGAGGAAGCGCTTCTCCGCGTCGACGACCTTCAGCTTCGCGCCGGTCGCGGCGACGAAGTCCTTCTCGACCTGCTCGGTCTCGCCCTTGCGCATCAGGCCGTGGTCGACGTACACGCAGGTGAGCTGGGAGCCGATGGCCTTCTGCACGAGGGCCGCGGCGACCGCGGAGTCCACGCCGCCGGAGAGGCCGCAGATGGCACGCTTGTCGCCGACCTGCTCGCGGATCAGGGCGATCTGCTCCTCGACGACGTTGGTGGTCGTCCAGGTCGGCTCGATGCCCGCACCCCGGTAGAGGAAGTGCTCCAGGACCTGCTGGCCGAAGGTCGAGTGCATGACCTCCGGGTGGTACTGGACGCCGTACAGCTTCTTCTCGTCGTTCTCGAAGGCGGCGACCGGTACGACGTCCGTGGACGCGGTGACGGTGAAGCCCTCGGGGGCGGCGGAGCAGGCGTCGCCGTGCGACATCCACACCGACTGCTCCGTGGGCGTGCCCTCGAAGAGGGTGGAGCCGGCCTTGGAGACGGCGAGCTGGGTACGGCCGTACTCGCGGGCGCCGTTGTCGTCGACCGTGCCGCCGAGCGTGGTGGCCATCAGCTGGAAGCCGTAGCACATGCCGAAGACCGGGACCCCGGCCTCGAACAGCGAACGGTCGAGGCTGGGCGCGCCCTCCGCGTACACCGAGGACGGACCGCCGGACAGGATGATCGCGCGGGGGTTCCTGGCCAGCATCTCGGCCACCGGCATCGTGGACGGGACGATCTCGCTGTAGACCCGGGCCTCACGGACGCGGCGGGCGATGAGCTGGGCGTACTGGGCGCCGAAGTCGACAACCAGAACCACGTCGGTGGTGGTGTCGGGGGCGGCGGGGGGCGCTGCTGGCACGGGGCGGCCTTCCGGCGGTGGAGAGGGGGTCGGTCCTCCCAATTCTACCGGCCGTGGGACCACGCCCTGCCGGGCTCCCGTCTCACCATCCGGGCCCGGCGTGGACCCGGCCCGCGGACGGGGTCCATACTTGCCCCCATGCGTCAGCACACGACCTTCGTCTTTACCTATGGCACCCGGCCCGCCGGCTGCCATGGTCGTGCTGCTTGAGCAACTGACAAGCAACGTTCCAGGCGCCCCGGGCCGACAGGCCCGGGGCGTTCTGGCGTTCCGGGCCTGTCGCTCCGGGGGGCCGCACCCCACCAGGAGTCACGGATGAACAGCACCGCACCCACGAAGACGGCCGCCGAGCGGACCGGCGCGCACACCGACGAGGCCGCCTCCCTGATCGGTGGCGCCCGGACCCGCATCGACGCCCTGGACGACCGGATCATCGGTCTCGTCCAGGAACGGATGGCCGTCTCCGCGGTCATCCAGGAGGCCCGGATCACCTCCGGGGGCCGCCGGGTGAACCTCTCCCGCGAGATGGACGTCCTCAGCCACTACAGCGACGCGCTGGGCAGGCCGGGGACGGCGCTCGCCATGACGCTGCTGGAGCTGTGCCGCGGCCGGGTGTGAGGCCCGGGAAGGCTGTACGGCCGTATCTGCGTTCGGGCCCGGTCTCACCCGTACGGCGCGTGACCGGGCCCCGTGCCGCTTCGTTGGTCCGTGTGTCCGTGCCAGCCAGGCTCGGCAGCGGTAGGAAACCACGCGTGGCTCCGCCGGGATGTGTGACGTACTGCAGGTACGTCGTGGGACCACACCCCGGCGCGCGTGACCGGTCGGCAGGGGACAGCAGCCCGGTCACCCCAATTGCGGCCGGCCCCGGGGACGCCCGGGACCGGCCGCCCTCGGACCGGCAGCGGTGCCGGTCCGGAGAAAAGGCCCTAGCCCCGCTCGGCGCGGCGCCGGGACGTCGCGTACAGCACTCCGCCGGCGGCCAGGGCGACGGCTGCCGCTCCCGAAGCCATCAGCGCGACGGAACCGGTGGAGGCGAGACCGCCGTCGTTGTCCGCCGACGCGGCGCCGGACGTTCCGGTGGAACCCGAGGCCGACGAGGTGGACGAGCCACCCGTCGTCCCGGACGTGGAGCCGGTCGTTCCGCCGGTCGTGCCCTCCGTGGAGCCGCCCGTCGTGTTGGTGCCGCCCGTCGTGCCGCCGGTGTCCTCGGAGCCCGGGTCCTCGCCGTTCAGGACCATCTGCGCGGTGTTGTTGCCCGGGGCCGGGTCGAACGGCAGGTCGGGGTCGCTCAGCCACGTGTTGCGGACGTCGACCTTGCCGGCGGAGCCAGGGATCACCTCAGTGATCTTCAGGTCGAAGGGCAGTGAGATC includes these proteins:
- a CDS encoding DoxX family protein — translated: MHGYGGGSYGLNEPRSLRERARQYALLPLRIFLGVTFIYAGLDKLTDSAFMSASGDGSIGQLMEGVRDTSAIPALVDLALKSPEGFGYAIAIGELAVGLGTLVGLWARLAALGGALISLSLWLTVSWQTEPYYYGNDLIYLMAWLPLLLAGAAEFSADAFLTSRRRRSR
- the guaA gene encoding glutamine-hydrolyzing GMP synthase, yielding MPAAPPAAPDTTTDVVLVVDFGAQYAQLIARRVREARVYSEIVPSTMPVAEMLARNPRAIILSGGPSSVYAEGAPSLDRSLFEAGVPVFGMCYGFQLMATTLGGTVDDNGAREYGRTQLAVSKAGSTLFEGTPTEQSVWMSHGDACSAAPEGFTVTASTDVVPVAAFENDEKKLYGVQYHPEVMHSTFGQQVLEHFLYRGAGIEPTWTTTNVVEEQIALIREQVGDKRAICGLSGGVDSAVAAALVQKAIGSQLTCVYVDHGLMRKGETEQVEKDFVAATGAKLKVVDAEKRFLDALAGVSDPEQKRKIIGREFIRVFEQAQLEILQEDGPEVAFLVQGTLYPDVVESGGGTGTANIKSHHNVGGLPDDIEFQLVEPLRQLFKDEVRMVGQELGLPEEIVQRQPFPGPGLGIRIVGDVTKERLDLLREADAIAREELTAAGLDRDIWQCPVVLLADVRSVGVQGDGRTYGHPIVLRPVSSEDAMTADWSRLPYETLAKISTRITNEVADVNRVVLDVTSKPPGTIEWE
- a CDS encoding SAM-dependent methyltransferase: MSADEVRALMSAPGNDRLTWNTPLSEEHAARLIAVCDPVPGARIADFGSGWGELLMRLVAAAPGSTGDGVETDPDAVARGQRLAGERGLTGRVRFHEVSAAEFPGDGYDLAVCIGSSHAWPGGTPEALKALRAAVRPGGRVLFGDGFWEREPSAAALEGLGAEPGDFGSLLGLVRQAEAAGLRPLQVTVADQREWDLFESTANIGRGERWALANPGHPLHGEVTAAVDARRTDYYGGYRGTLGLAYLVLST
- a CDS encoding chorismate mutase, which gives rise to MNSTAPTKTAAERTGAHTDEAASLIGGARTRIDALDDRIIGLVQERMAVSAVIQEARITSGGRRVNLSREMDVLSHYSDALGRPGTALAMTLLELCRGRV
- a CDS encoding PspC domain-containing protein, which translates into the protein MTVPQDAAPGVAPPPEPKPQLRRSPRQKVVAGVCGGLGRYCDVDPVIFRIVLGVLAVTGGIGLIFYGFAWLLLPVEGEEENEARRLLSGRVEGASLIALLLALVGCGLLLSMLHNGGMLAFAAMLSLAVIGFSVWTQHRRTAAPEDPPGSAAAQTPGGAAHAAGHGAPPEVKAPPTPGSPSWWRDPIVKDGTSGPVGPGYLWGPADAVLGPADRGRRRATADAPYRAPYRPPGTRGPRSIGGLVFLLALVAGGLGTGLSWETQPLGTSLQFGLAAALAVFGLGLLVASVLGRTGFGTIMLAMVTAGLLAGAAALPKDISTEWVRQQWRPASVAAVQPRYELGTGVARLDLSRIVVPEGDVLRTGIGVGAGRALVVVPKGMTVKLHAEAGLGDIQLPSESREDVDVAPSRQTRQTLGPVRGSKPAGTLELSMEVGIGQLEVTRAAS